The Gadus macrocephalus chromosome 13, ASM3116895v1 genome includes a window with the following:
- the hrh1 gene encoding histamine H1 receptor, with protein MMEPGFAASLDRLHLNSGIYNAVHNWSVLHNDTRSNETLSLQDFVYSTALGVFLGLVSLLTVLMNLLVLYAVRREKSLHTVGNLYIASLSVADLIVGATVMPLNLVYLLRDEWLLGRAVCQFWLIMDYVASTASIFNLFILCLDRYRSVRQPLKYLKYRTRGRACLMISGAWLLSMMWIVPILGWRWFTPVDLKPEDENKCDTDFRFVTWFKVITAIFNFYVPSFLMLWFYTHIYLAVRQHLRERERIVHPTDSFGDNEIEHSALNPEVSACKSPVRNKDPLGRYTKNDHLMDHNTLDQRYSLEEMAILKSQKESAQRSMLMMTTEQISRKNNRSSPELLLQKQTNTTTIPSLPGGSACIACLDEHNDIKHYVSINECRVTVPNSVSGEFDLGHLPKVKQYTTVMYNKDVSQSTHSVEETSQETASNQANGVTMKQTWQRFVDQSRLRIQSLRIRKEHKAAKQLGFIIAAFLLCWIPYFIAFMVMAFCQRCVHHDLHMFTIWLGYINSTLNPFIYPLCNGNFKKVFKSILHIPEHL; from the coding sequence ATGATGGAACCTGGTTTTGCAGCTTCTCTGGATCGCCTCCACCTCAACAGTGGTATCTACAACGCCGTCCACAACTGGAGCGTTCTCCACAATGACACCAGGAGCAATGAGACGTTGTCCCTGCAGGACTTTGTGTACAGCACAGCGCTTGGAGTGTTCTTGGGGCTCGTGTCTCTGTTGACGGTCCTCATGAACCTTCTGGTCCTCTATGCCGTCAGGAGGGAGAAGAGCCTGCACACTGTAGGGAACCTGTACATCGCCAGCCTCTCGGTGGCCGACCTGATAGTGGGCGCCACGGTGATGCCCCTGAACCTGGTGTACCTGCTGAGGGACGAGTGGTTGCTGGGCCGTGCAGTCTGCCAGTTTTGGCTCATCATGGATTATGTGGCCAGCACAGCCTCCATTTTCAACCTCTTCATATTATGTTTGGATCGCTATCGGTCGGTCAGGCAACCTTTGAAGTACCTAAAGTATAGAACGAGGGGACGGGCGTGTCTGATGATCTCTGGGGCCTGGCTGCTGTCAATGATGTGGATTGTTCCTATTTTAGGTTGGAGATGGTTCACCCCCGTGGACCTCAAACCAGAGGATGAGAATAAATGTGATACGGATTTTCGCTTCGTAACCTGGTTCAAAGTGATTACTGCTATATTCAACTTCTATGTGCCCTCTTTTTTAATGCTGTGGTTCTACACGCACATCTACTTGGCAGTCAGGCaacatctgagagagagagagaggattgtcCATCCAACCGATTCATTTGGCGATAATGAGATTGAACATAGCGCTCTTAACCCAGAGGTAAGTGCTTGCAAATCACCAGTGAGAAACAAAGACCCTTTGGGTAGATATACTAAGAATGACCACTTGATGGATCATAACACCCTCGATCAAAGATATTCTCTCGAAGAAATGGCAATTCTGAAATCTCAAAAGGAAAGTGCTCAGAGGTCAATGCTCATGATGACAACGGAACAAATATCAAGAAAGAACAACAGGAGTTCTCCGGAACTCCTGTTGCAGAAGCAGACCAACACGACGACTATTCCAAGTCTGCCGGGGGGGTCAGCTTGTATAGCATGTTTAGATGAGCATAATGACATCAAACACTACGTATCCATAAATGAGTGTCGTGTTACAGTGCCAAACTCAGTAAGTGGCGAATTTGACTTAGGCCATCTACCAAAGGTAAAGCAGTACACTACTGTCATGTACAACAAAGACGTTAGTCAGTCAACCCACTCGGTGGAGGAAACCAGTCAGGAGACCGCATCAAATCAAGCCAACGGTGTGACAATGAAACAGACCTGGCAACGTTTTGTTGACCAATCACGTCTCCGGATCCAGTCACTTAGAATACGCAAAGAGCATAAGGCAGCTAAGCAGCTGGGCTTCATAATAGCGGCATTCTTGTTGTGTTGGATTCCTTATTTTATAGCTTTCATGGTCATGGCATTCTGTCAGAGGTGTGTGCACCATGATCTGCATATGTTCACCATATGGCTTGGGTACATTAACTCAACTCTTAACCCCTTTATATACCCTCTCTGTAACGGCAACTTTAAAAAAGTTTTTAAAAGTATTCTACATATACCTGAGCATTTATGA